The following are encoded together in the Desulfobotulus pelophilus genome:
- a CDS encoding ABC transporter substrate-binding protein translates to MGMRSMRCLLSVLLVMLAGLSFADMRPVRIGISKIVAHPALDALEQGVQDGLRESWPNAVFDLQNANGDLSTAASIAQKFRAQKVDLAVGIATPTSQALVNLLRDQPVIYCAVTDPVDAGLVDSYDQGGDNVTGYSDMTPVAEQIDFLLRVRPMKRLGHIYASGEANAVRLAEIARRVCEARGIEFVESTVANSAEVRQAIQAIIRRVDGVYLSNDNTVFAALPAVSEVCMRHRVPLVTADPSSARNIPVLAAWGFDYYRMGLATGRLAGEVLSGTPTADIPTQYMKDPSDMELLVNLDVAAMLGVEIPADLLEQASILIKNGQVTEVR, encoded by the coding sequence ATGGGAATGCGGAGTATGAGGTGCCTGCTGTCGGTTCTGCTGGTGATGCTGGCAGGCTTATCGTTTGCGGATATGCGGCCGGTGCGGATCGGTATATCCAAGATTGTGGCCCATCCGGCGCTGGATGCGCTGGAGCAGGGGGTGCAGGACGGCCTCCGGGAGAGCTGGCCCAATGCGGTGTTTGATCTGCAGAATGCCAATGGGGATCTGTCCACGGCCGCTTCCATTGCCCAGAAATTCAGAGCTCAGAAGGTGGATCTGGCGGTGGGTATTGCCACTCCCACCTCACAGGCTCTGGTGAATCTTCTCCGGGATCAGCCCGTAATTTACTGTGCGGTCACGGATCCCGTGGATGCCGGGCTGGTGGATTCCTATGATCAGGGCGGGGATAATGTAACCGGGTACTCGGATATGACCCCTGTGGCAGAACAGATTGATTTTTTGCTGAGGGTGCGGCCTATGAAGCGTCTGGGCCATATTTATGCCAGCGGCGAAGCCAATGCGGTGCGTCTTGCCGAAATTGCCCGCAGGGTATGTGAGGCAAGGGGAATAGAATTTGTGGAAAGCACCGTGGCTAACAGTGCGGAGGTAAGGCAGGCCATTCAGGCCATCATCCGCAGGGTGGATGGAGTGTATCTCAGTAACGACAATACGGTATTTGCGGCCCTGCCTGCCGTATCGGAAGTATGCATGCGTCACAGGGTGCCGCTGGTGACGGCGGATCCCAGCTCCGCACGCAACATCCCTGTGCTGGCCGCCTGGGGGTTTGACTATTACCGCATGGGGCTGGCCACGGGGCGGCTGGCCGGAGAGGTCCTTTCCGGTACTCCTACGGCGGATATTCCTACCCAGTATATGAAGGATCCATCGGACATGGAGCTTCTGGTGAATCTGGATGTGGCTGCCATGCTGGGCGTGGAGATCCCGGCCGATTTGCTGGAACAGGCCAGTATCCTAATTAAAAACGGACAGGTGACAGAGGTTCGCTAG
- a CDS encoding ABC transporter permease gives MIEGIFVEGLIYGIMALGVFFTFRILNFPDLTVDGSFPLGAAVMAACLAGGAGIVWGLSLAVIAGWLAGAVTAVIHNRLKVPHLLAGILTMTMLYSINIRIMGNRANLPLVRTDTLFSMVTGVFPGLDPSWVLLIFFLLLVLLIKLLLDLFFLTDMGLIFGALGNNEQMVVSAGVNPATYKVIGVGISNALVALSGALVAQYQGFADVNLGLGMVVFGLAAVMIGEFLIPSNRIWVLTLRVLLGAILYKAILYLGRYYGYAIHMTPNDLKLISGLLIIAALMLTRRGQKGGKGLFS, from the coding sequence ATGATAGAAGGTATTTTTGTGGAGGGCCTGATTTACGGCATTATGGCTCTGGGTGTTTTTTTCACGTTCCGGATTCTGAATTTTCCGGATCTCACGGTGGATGGCTCCTTTCCTCTGGGGGCCGCCGTGATGGCTGCATGTCTTGCCGGTGGCGCCGGTATCGTCTGGGGCCTGAGCCTTGCTGTTATTGCCGGGTGGCTTGCCGGTGCGGTTACGGCTGTTATTCATAACCGGCTGAAGGTGCCCCATCTCCTTGCCGGTATCCTGACCATGACCATGCTCTATTCCATCAATATCCGTATCATGGGTAACAGGGCCAACCTGCCTCTGGTACGGACGGACACTCTTTTTTCCATGGTTACAGGAGTCTTTCCCGGCCTGGATCCCTCCTGGGTACTGCTGATTTTTTTTCTGCTGCTGGTCCTTCTGATCAAATTGCTGCTGGATCTTTTTTTTCTTACGGATATGGGGCTTATTTTCGGTGCTCTGGGCAATAACGAGCAGATGGTCGTGTCCGCAGGGGTGAATCCTGCCACGTATAAAGTGATCGGTGTGGGGATCTCCAATGCACTGGTGGCCCTTTCCGGAGCGCTGGTGGCCCAGTATCAGGGCTTTGCCGATGTGAATCTGGGGCTGGGCATGGTGGTGTTCGGGCTGGCTGCGGTGATGATAGGAGAATTTCTTATACCCTCCAACCGTATCTGGGTGCTTACCCTCCGGGTGCTTCTGGGGGCCATCCTTTATAAGGCCATTCTGTATCTGGGGCGGTATTATGGTTACGCCATCCACATGACTCCCAATGACCTTAAGCTGATTTCAGGCCTTCTGATTATTGCCGCACTCATGCTGACCCGAAGGGGCCAAAAGGGTGGAAAGGGGCTTTTTTCATGA
- a CDS encoding ABC transporter ATP-binding protein translates to MIRLEGIVKTFHGGTADENPVFSGLELAIPEGSFVTVIGSNGAGKSTLLNLISGKIFADAGRVVINGMDMGREPEHRRARYIGRIFQDPLAGTAATMSVEDNLMIAARKGFRGLRISLNAKRRVLFRDHLSRLGMGLENRMRDNVGLLSGGQRQALTLLMMVMSRPSLILLDEHTAALDPRNAARVMDLTCSFVQDYGLTTLMVTHNMAHAIRYGNRLLMMDGGKIVLDIAGEEKTSLTVEGLVKRFADLGATASDALLLARSGA, encoded by the coding sequence ATGATACGCCTTGAAGGAATCGTGAAAACCTTTCATGGGGGAACAGCGGATGAAAATCCGGTTTTTTCGGGTCTGGAACTTGCCATACCGGAGGGTTCGTTCGTTACGGTGATTGGCTCCAATGGAGCGGGTAAGTCCACTCTTCTGAACCTCATATCCGGTAAAATATTTGCGGATGCGGGGCGGGTTGTGATCAACGGAATGGATATGGGGCGGGAGCCTGAGCATCGGCGGGCCCGGTATATAGGAAGAATTTTTCAGGATCCCCTGGCAGGAACTGCTGCCACCATGAGCGTGGAAGATAATCTGATGATAGCTGCCAGAAAGGGGTTTCGCGGGCTTCGTATCAGTTTGAATGCCAAGAGACGGGTTCTGTTCCGGGACCATCTTTCCCGTCTTGGTATGGGGCTGGAAAACAGAATGCGGGACAACGTGGGCCTTCTTTCCGGTGGACAGCGTCAGGCTCTTACCCTTCTGATGATGGTCATGTCGCGACCTTCCCTGATTCTGCTGGATGAGCACACGGCGGCACTGGATCCAAGAAATGCGGCACGTGTGATGGATCTTACCTGTTCTTTTGTGCAGGATTACGGCTTAACTACCCTGATGGTCACCCATAATATGGCCCACGCCATCCGCTATGGTAACCGTCTTCTCATGATGGACGGGGGAAAGATTGTGCTGGATATTGCCGGTGAAGAAAAGACCTCCCTTACGGTGGAAGGTCTTGTGAAACGGTTTGCGGATCTGGGGGCAACGGCTTCCGATGCACTTCTGCTGGCCCGCTCCGGCGCATGA
- a CDS encoding extracellular solute-binding protein, giving the protein MKKMAVTLLLVFCLIFTGSAQARQTLYVYNWSEYMPNAVISLFEKETGIRVIYTTYDANETMYARIKLLDGKGYDLIFPSTYFVDKMRQEGLLMPLDKTRLPGMSNLDPSLLNKPYDPENRYSIPYLWGSTAIGVHAGMTDASGVSAFEDFWNPIYRGRVMLTNDMREVFGVALHVLGFSGNSTEESEIAAAYEKLRALMPSLRVFAAENQKQVLLSGEAVIGAIWNGEAYMAAEENPDIRYIYPKEGAVFWVDSMVIPKGAANPEAAHRFIDFVLRPEIARMITEEIGYATPNKAAKALLSPEVASNPTVYPDAELVETGEFQTDVGDAILIYQRYWERLKTGR; this is encoded by the coding sequence ATGAAAAAAATGGCTGTCACCCTGCTGCTGGTGTTTTGCCTGATATTTACCGGTTCCGCCCAGGCCCGGCAGACCCTTTACGTCTACAACTGGTCGGAATACATGCCCAATGCCGTCATTTCCCTTTTTGAGAAGGAAACGGGCATCCGTGTGATCTACACAACCTATGATGCCAATGAGACCATGTATGCCCGCATCAAACTGCTGGACGGCAAAGGCTATGATCTCATTTTTCCCTCCACCTATTTTGTGGATAAAATGCGTCAGGAAGGCCTGCTCATGCCTCTGGACAAAACCCGGCTCCCCGGCATGAGCAATCTGGATCCTTCCCTGCTGAACAAGCCCTATGACCCGGAAAACCGGTACTCCATCCCCTATCTCTGGGGCTCTACAGCCATCGGCGTACACGCAGGCATGACCGATGCCTCCGGGGTCAGCGCTTTTGAAGACTTCTGGAATCCCATATACCGGGGCCGGGTGATGCTGACCAATGACATGCGCGAGGTATTTGGCGTGGCCCTCCATGTACTGGGATTTTCCGGCAACAGCACAGAAGAGTCGGAAATTGCCGCTGCCTATGAGAAACTCCGGGCACTCATGCCCAGCCTGCGGGTCTTTGCTGCGGAAAATCAGAAACAGGTGTTGCTCAGCGGAGAAGCGGTCATCGGCGCCATCTGGAACGGAGAAGCCTATATGGCTGCCGAGGAGAATCCCGATATCCGTTACATTTACCCGAAGGAAGGAGCTGTTTTCTGGGTAGACTCCATGGTCATTCCAAAGGGCGCCGCCAACCCCGAAGCGGCCCATCGCTTCATCGACTTTGTACTCAGGCCGGAAATTGCCCGGATGATTACGGAAGAAATCGGATACGCCACACCCAACAAGGCCGCCAAAGCTCTTCTCAGCCCTGAAGTGGCCTCCAATCCTACGGTGTATCCCGATGCCGAACTGGTGGAAACAGGAGAGTTTCAGACCGACGTGGGAGATGCCATTCTGATTTACCAGAGATATTGGGAACGACTGAAGACCGGGCGCTGA
- the potC gene encoding spermidine/putrescine ABC transporter permease PotC, translating into MANRDQRLGRTLYMVMVYGFLYTPLVILIIYSFNAARYGSQWQGFTLDWYKALAANPMLLKAAMHTLEVALVSSCIATFIGTLAALAFYRYRFAGRKVLYTMVYIVMMSPDIVMGISLLILFILLGIPVGFITLVIAHVTFCLPFVVVTVYARISGFDHHVIEAAKDLGADEFQTFRRVILPMIMPAVLSGWLLSFTLSVDDVIVSFFVTSPSYEILPLRIYSMVRLGVKPEVNALSTLMFAITLVSVLASQWMIKERRQ; encoded by the coding sequence ATGGCAAACCGGGATCAACGCCTCGGCCGCACCCTGTATATGGTAATGGTCTATGGATTTCTGTACACACCTCTGGTGATTCTCATCATCTATTCCTTCAACGCCGCCCGCTACGGAAGCCAGTGGCAGGGATTCACCCTGGACTGGTACAAAGCCCTTGCGGCCAACCCCATGCTGCTGAAAGCTGCCATGCATACTCTGGAGGTGGCACTGGTTTCCAGTTGTATTGCCACCTTTATCGGCACCCTTGCGGCACTGGCTTTTTACCGCTACCGTTTTGCAGGCCGTAAGGTTCTCTACACAATGGTGTATATTGTGATGATGAGTCCGGATATTGTCATGGGCATTTCCCTTCTCATTCTTTTTATCCTCCTCGGAATTCCCGTGGGCTTCATCACTCTGGTCATTGCCCATGTCACCTTCTGCCTGCCCTTTGTGGTGGTAACGGTCTACGCACGGATTTCCGGCTTTGACCATCATGTCATTGAGGCGGCCAAGGATCTGGGAGCGGATGAGTTTCAGACCTTCCGCCGGGTGATTCTGCCCATGATCATGCCTGCGGTTCTTTCCGGCTGGCTCCTGTCCTTCACCCTTTCGGTAGATGATGTTATTGTCAGCTTTTTTGTTACCAGCCCATCCTATGAAATTCTGCCTTTGCGTATCTACTCCATGGTTCGCCTCGGTGTAAAACCGGAGGTGAACGCCCTTTCCACACTGATGTTCGCCATCACGCTGGTTTCCGTGCTGGCTTCACAATGGATGATCAAGGAGCGACGACAATGA
- the potB gene encoding spermidine/putrescine ABC transporter permease PotB, with translation MKSEKSFFKNGVILLVCTWLGLFVFTPNMLVLFTSFLERDAGNFVRIRFSLEAYQTLIDPVFLSIFLESFRISMIVTLICLVAGYPFAYGIARAPRQWRRLLLVLVIIPFWTSSLVRTYALMMLMRANGLINTWLMNLGLIETPLPMLYTEGAVLLGLVYNLLPFMILPLFAAIEKMDPKLLEAAEDLGANRFQRFTRIVIPLTLPGIIAGSILVFLPAMGLFYIPDILGGSRSILVGNLIRDQFLTARNWPFGSAASVMLTLTMALMLLAYWRSMKRFNESIIR, from the coding sequence ATGAAGAGTGAAAAGAGTTTCTTTAAAAACGGAGTCATCCTGCTGGTCTGCACCTGGCTGGGGCTCTTTGTTTTCACACCGAATATGCTGGTTCTGTTCACAAGCTTTCTGGAAAGGGATGCCGGTAATTTTGTACGCATCCGCTTCAGTCTGGAGGCCTACCAGACCCTCATTGATCCGGTATTTTTGAGTATTTTTCTGGAATCGTTCCGAATTTCCATGATCGTAACCCTGATCTGCCTGGTGGCAGGCTATCCCTTTGCCTATGGCATTGCACGGGCGCCCCGGCAATGGCGCCGACTGCTGCTGGTGCTGGTGATTATCCCCTTCTGGACCAGCTCCCTTGTCCGCACCTATGCCCTGATGATGCTCATGCGGGCCAATGGCCTGATCAATACCTGGCTGATGAACCTTGGCCTCATAGAGACTCCCCTTCCCATGCTGTATACAGAAGGAGCCGTTCTTCTGGGGCTTGTGTATAACCTGCTCCCCTTCATGATTCTGCCCCTCTTTGCCGCCATTGAAAAAATGGACCCCAAACTCCTTGAGGCCGCCGAAGATCTGGGGGCCAACCGTTTCCAGCGTTTTACCCGCATCGTCATTCCCCTGACCCTGCCGGGTATTATTGCCGGATCCATCCTGGTCTTCCTGCCTGCCATGGGACTTTTCTACATCCCCGATATTCTGGGTGGTTCCCGCAGCATTCTGGTGGGTAATCTCATCCGGGACCAGTTTCTTACTGCAAGAAACTGGCCCTTCGGATCCGCAGCCAGCGTCATGCTCACCCTTACCATGGCCCTCATGCTTCTGGCCTACTGGCGCAGCATGAAACGCTTCAACGAAAGCATCATCCGATGA